In Calderihabitans maritimus, one genomic interval encodes:
- the argR gene encoding arginine repressor, with amino-acid sequence MKTRRQKEILEIINRKPIGTQQELARELKQQGFEVTQATISRDIKELGLVKVPVGRNAYRYAAPSERPMGNVYARLHRMFQDSVTEVDYSENLIVIKTLPGTAHAVASWIDKVEWKEIIGTVAGDDTILVIVKPKSAVSKLLKMFLSFMK; translated from the coding sequence TGGAGATCATAAACCGGAAACCCATTGGTACTCAGCAAGAGCTTGCGCGCGAGCTGAAGCAGCAGGGCTTTGAAGTTACCCAGGCTACCATTTCTCGTGACATAAAGGAGTTGGGATTAGTCAAGGTACCGGTAGGAAGAAATGCCTACCGCTACGCAGCGCCTTCCGAACGCCCAATGGGAAACGTCTACGCGAGACTACACCGTATGTTCCAGGATTCGGTGACCGAAGTGGATTACAGCGAAAACCTCATTGTGATAAAGACTTTGCCGGGAACGGCTCATGCTGTTGCTTCCTGGATAGACAAAGTGGAGTGGAAAGAGATAATCGGTACCGTGGCCGGCGATGATACCATCTTGGTAATAGTTAAGCCCAAAAGTGCCGTGTCTAAACTATTAAAAATGTTTCTCTCTTTTATGAAGTAG